The Helicobacter canis genomic sequence CAAAATACTCTAGAAAATCTCCCAAGCAAGCATAAGCACAACTATTTTCTCCAGAATCCAAAGCGCATTGATATGCCCATTTGTGTGGTGGGTAATGGCGCGAGCTTGGATTCTAGCTTAGAGTTTATCAAAGTAAATCAAGCAAATATGATCATCTTTAGCTGCGGGACAGCACTCGCCCCGCTAAAGCACGCAGGGATTGAGCCAGATTTCCACATAGAAATAGAGCGCATAGACTATCTAGCAGACTACTTGCGCCCAGTCCTTGGCAAAACGCCCTTGCTCTGTGGCAATATGATAAATCCTAGCGCGCTAGGGCTAGCAAATGAGCGGTATGTCTTTATGCGTGGGGGCAGTGCGAGTGGCTATATGTTTAAAAGCCCTTATGTAATGGAGTTTTGCGCACCATTTGTGGGGAATGCAGGCTTTGCCCTTGCGTGCCAGCTTGGGAGTGAGGTGCTGATGTGTGGGCTTGATTGTGGCTATATTTTAGGCTTTGGCAAGCACGCGAAAGACTCTGCCTATGGCAAAGAAGAAGCCTTTAGCCTAGAGAATCTCCCCAAAGGCACTATCCCCGTGCGCCCAAATTTTGACCACGAAAATCAAGCGATGCTAGAATCTATGCCGGAAAATTATGCTGTATATAGTGATTCTATCTTTTTGCTCTCCGCCCAAATGCTCTCTCAAGCCATTAAAACCTACAAGCCAAAGACCATCTTAAATCTCGGTATGGGGGCATATATAGAGGGTGCTCGCCCCACGCACTCAAGCGAATTTGCCTTGAAGAAAAACAAAAAATCCAAATATATTAAGCTACTCAAAAGCTACTTTACTAGCGATTTGCACGCCGTCTTTAGCGATTGCCGCAGTGATTTTTATCTCCAAGAGATACAAGACTTCAAGCAGCAGCTTTCTTCTATGCTTGCTTGCGATCTTGTGAGTAAGCAAGAGCTTTTTGTCTGGGTGGATCAGGTCTTTAATCTCTGTGCGAAAAAGAGCGCGAGCAGCCCGTATGTAGGCATTCTCTTTGAAGGCACGATCGCCCATATCTGCCAGAATCTAATGCTTGCTGCCTTGCATCTCCCAAGCAATAATATCCAAGCATTTTTCAGCGATGCGCGTGCGCTTATCGCAAGCGCACTAGATAAAATGCTCTTGCGCTATAAAATGCTTATCTCGCGTTATTAGATATAGGGGCGTGTATGGATATAGCGCATAATTTTCTAGGGCTTAAGACACTCATAGCAAGCGCATCTATGCATATCAAAACGCCAGAGATGGCAGTGTTTGGGCTATTTTTCTTAGTATTTGTGCTGGTATTTTTCTTTTTATTGATTTTTTGGCGGTATCGCTTGGTGTTTATGCTGTGTGTTATGCTTGAGCTGTGTATTGTGTTTATCACGCCTTTTGGCGTGGCATTTGTGATGCGGCATTTTCTCTATCCTAT encodes the following:
- a CDS encoding 6-hydroxymethylpterin diphosphokinase MptE-like protein, whose translation is MPSTTIFGLLGGMFVEFLREKGVFFHSLLIFEENLDMFRISCYFVDYPRLFESVSDGACYLFVKDLVNRFFIRNFFARQKITNNFLRLELNLYESPKMDSAMQIVNEEHLSNARGWGSFEDEMIGIQNTLENLPSKHKHNYFLQNPKRIDMPICVVGNGASLDSSLEFIKVNQANMIIFSCGTALAPLKHAGIEPDFHIEIERIDYLADYLRPVLGKTPLLCGNMINPSALGLANERYVFMRGGSASGYMFKSPYVMEFCAPFVGNAGFALACQLGSEVLMCGLDCGYILGFGKHAKDSAYGKEEAFSLENLPKGTIPVRPNFDHENQAMLESMPENYAVYSDSIFLLSAQMLSQAIKTYKPKTILNLGMGAYIEGARPTHSSEFALKKNKKSKYIKLLKSYFTSDLHAVFSDCRSDFYLQEIQDFKQQLSSMLACDLVSKQELFVWVDQVFNLCAKKSASSPYVGILFEGTIAHICQNLMLAALHLPSNNIQAFFSDARALIASALDKMLLRYKMLISRY